CTTCGGCGGTCTACACCTGGGGCCGCAAAATGGGCGTCGCCAGCGTGTCGCCGGTCAAGGGCGTCGAGGGCTTCAACCGCTCCAGCCCGGTCTCCGGCCCGACTTATGTGGACGCCACCGAGGGCGGCAAGAAGATTCGCCGTGGTGCCCGCCTCTGGACGGTGGCGGTGTCCACCTTCAAGTCGGAGACCTACCGGTACTTGCGCCTGGAGCGGCCCACCGACGAGGAACTGGCCGAGGGAATCCGTTTCCCGGCCGGAACGGTGCATCTGCCATCGTGGGCAGACTCGGAGTGGTGCAAGCAGTTCGTCGCCGAGCAACTGGTGACGGTCAAAAACCGGCGCGGCTTCACCAAGCTGGAATGGCAGAAGCTGCGCGAGCGCAACGAGGCGCTGGATTGTCGGGTCTATGCCCGCGCCGCCGCCTGGATCGTCGGTGCCGATCGCTGGTCAGAGGCTAAATGGCGGGATCTCGAGAAGCAGGTGGCGGCCACGGACTTTGCCTCTGCCAGTGACCCGGAGGCCGGGCAGATCCGCCGGATCGCTCGCCGACCCCGGCGGATCATCAAATTCAGTGGACTGAACTGATCATGACTCTCGACGAGATGAAGGCTGAGCGCGAGCGGGTGCTGGCGCGGCGTAACTCACTGGTGGCTCGCGTCACCGTCGGCGACCGCACCGTCCAATACGACCTGACCCAGGCCAACCATGTTCTGGCCGATCTCGACCGCCGTATCGCCATGCTGGAGGGCAGGAAGCCCCGTCGGCGCATCCTCGCCGTCGCCACCAAGGGGCTGTGACCATGCTGGGGAGTTTCCGCCGTCGCCTCGGCGCCCTGATCGGCGGCTTCGAGGCCGCCCAGGGCAGCCGCCGGCTCAAGGGCTTCCAGCCCAGCCGCGCCCACGTCAACACCCTGATCGCTGCTGCCGGTTCCGACATCACGGCGCGAGCCCGCTATTTGGTGCGCAACAACGGCTATGCCCTCAATGCCGCTGAGAGCTGGACCGGAAACGCCGTCGGTACCGGCATCAAGCCGTCGTCCCTGATCGCTGACAAGGATCTGAAGACCCTGGTGCAGCAGCTTTGGCTGGCCTGGACCGACGAATCCGATGCCGAGGAGCTGACCGATTTCTTCGGCCAGCAGCGCCGGGCCGCCCGCGAGGTGTTTATCGCCGGGGAAGTGTTCTTCCGCCTACGCCCGCGTCGCCCGGAAGACGGCCTGACGGTGCCGTTGCAGCTTCAGATGCTGCCGTCCGAGATGCTGCCCCTGACCCGAACCGAGGTTCTTCCCAACGGCAACGTGATCCGTCAGGGCATCGAGTTTGATCGCATCGGGCGGCGGGCGGCATATTGGTTCCTGCGCCGCCATCCCGGCGATCTCACCGATCCCGGCATGGTCGGCGAAATGGTGCGTGTTCCGGCCGCCGAAATCATCCATGTCATCGACCCGGTGGAATCCGGCCAGCTTCGGGGCGTGTCCCGGCTGGCCCCGGCCATCGTCAAGCTGTTCCTGCTCGACCAGTACGATGACGCAGAACTTGAGCGCAAGAAGATCGCGGCCATGTACGCGATGTTCGTCATCTCGCCGGCACCAACCGATATTATCGATGTGACCCCAGCCGACGATGGTTCCGGCGACCGCATCGTCGAGGTCCAGCCCGGCCAGGTGGTGCCCTTGGAGCCGGGCGAGCAGATCCAGACCTCGGCCCCCGCCGATGTGGGCGGATCGTATGAGCCATTCGAGTATCGGACGCTGCTGCAGATCTCGGCCGCCACCGGCATCCCTTACGCCTATTTGTCCAACGACATGCTGAAGGCCAACTACTCCAACTCGCGCATGGCGCTGCTGGAATTCCGCCGCCGGGTCGAGGCATGGCAGCACTCGGTGATGGTCCACCAGATGTGCAGGAAAGTGTGGCAGCGCTGGCTGGATGTGGCGGTGCTGTCCGGGGCGCTCGACATTCCCGGCTACGAGCGCAAACGCGCCAGCTTCATCGCCTGCTCCTGGCTGCCGCCGAAATGGGACTGGGTCGATCCGCTGAAGGACGCCAAGGCCGAGATCGAGCAGATCGGGGCGGGTCTGAAAAGCAGGACGCAAGCACTGGCCGAGCGTGGCTACGACGCCGAACAGGTCGATGCCGAGATTGCCACCGACCGGGAACGGGAACAGCGGTTGGGGCTGACCTTCGGTTCCGATCCGCCACCGCTCTTGTTGCCCCCACCGACATCGTAAGGACGGACATGCACGATTTGCCCCATCTCGCGGCTCGTCTGTACGGGACGCCGCTGCTGGTCGCCCGCAGTAAGCTGGATGTGATCCTGGGTGCTCTCGGCCCCCGGCTGGCTGGGCAGTCCATCTCCTTCGACGGTGATACGGCTCCATCCGCCGATGTGGCGGTGACGCCCGACGGCATCGCCATCGTGCCGGTGGTGGGAACCCTGGTGGCCCGCTCCGGCTATCTCGGCGCCGCCAGCGGCTTGACCGGTTATGGCGACATCGCCGATGCCATCGAGGCGGCAGCCACCGATCCCGGCGTTCGCGCCATTCTGCTGGACGTGGACTCCTCCGGTGGCGAGGTGGGCGGGTTGTTCGATCTGGTCGACCACATCCAGGCCATCCGCAGCCAGTGCGGCAAGCCGATCTGGGCGGTGGCGGACGAGGCGGCGCTATCGGCGGCCTATGCCATCGCCTGCACCGCCGACCGCCTCTACGTCACCCAGACCGGCGAGGTCGGCTCCATCGGCGTGGTAGCTGTCCACCGCGACGAATCGGGGGCAGATGCCCAGGCGGGGCTGGCCTGGAGTTTCGTCCATGCCGGGGCCTGCAAGGTGGATGGCAATCCCCACCAGCCGCTGTCCGACTCTGCCCGTGCCGGTCTTCAGGCCGATGTGGATGCCCTCTACGGGAAGTTCGTCGCCCTGGTGGCCAAATGCCGCAAGCAGCCGCCCGAGGCGATCCGCTCCACCGAGGCCACCGTCTATCGCGGCGATCAGGCAGTGGCCGCCGGGCTGGCCGACAAGGTCGGCACGCTCCGCGTCGCCCTCGCCGATCTCGGCGCCACCCTGGCGCGTTCCTCTATCCGTTCCCCCGTCCTGTCCAAACCCAAGGAGACCACCATGTCCGAGCAAGCGGGGGACATCCCCGTCATCGAAACCGAACGCTCCACTCCGGGAGCCATTGTTCCGGTGCCCGGCGCAGTAACCGCCCAGGTGGAACAGCGCCTGCGCGCCGAATATTCCGAAATCAGCGCCATCGCCGCCCAGGCAGCCCGCCTGGGCGTGACCATCGATCCCGCCGAGGCCATGGCCAAGGGCATCCGCCCCGAGGCGCTGCGTCGCACCGTGCTGGAGCAACTGGCCGAGCGCTCCGAGGCCACCGACGTGGTGGCCGCCGCTCCGGCGGGAGCCGCCCCCAAGTCCGAAACCGAAAGCCCCATCGTCCGGCGTGCCCGCGAAGCCGCCGCCCGGAAATAAGGACACGCTGCCATGCCTGTGCTGACCGCTTCGCCCACCCTGGGCGATCTGCTGAAGTTCGAACTGAACGCCAGCTACACCCGCGAGACCGTCACCTTGAAGGCGGGCACGTCCTATCGCCTCGGCTCCGTGCTGGGCCGCATCACCGCCAGCGGCGAATACCGCCTGTCGCCCGCCGCCGAGGTGGTCGGTGACCAAGGGGCGGAAACCGCCATCGCCGTGCTGTTGGAAGCGGTGGACGCCACCGATGGCGTGGCCACCGGCCTGATCGCCGCCCGTGGCCCGGTCATCCTGGCCGATGGCGCTCTGATTTTCGAAGCCTCGGTCGACCAGCCCGCCGAACGGGCCGCCAAAATTGTCCAGCTTGCCACTGTGGGTCTGGTTGCCCGCGCCACCGTCTGATCGGAGCCTTTCCCATGAACGCCATCATCAACCCCTTCGACGCGGGCGGCTATTCGCTCGCCGAGATGACCCAGGCCATCAACATCCTGCCCAACCTCTACACCCGGCTCGGCCAGATGGGGCTG
This is a stretch of genomic DNA from Magnetospirillum gryphiswaldense MSR-1 v2. It encodes these proteins:
- a CDS encoding head decoration protein — protein: MPVLTASPTLGDLLKFELNASYTRETVTLKAGTSYRLGSVLGRITASGEYRLSPAAEVVGDQGAETAIAVLLEAVDATDGVATGLIAARGPVILADGALIFEASVDQPAERAAKIVQLATVGLVARATV
- a CDS encoding S49 family peptidase, whose amino-acid sequence is MHDLPHLAARLYGTPLLVARSKLDVILGALGPRLAGQSISFDGDTAPSADVAVTPDGIAIVPVVGTLVARSGYLGAASGLTGYGDIADAIEAAATDPGVRAILLDVDSSGGEVGGLFDLVDHIQAIRSQCGKPIWAVADEAALSAAYAIACTADRLYVTQTGEVGSIGVVAVHRDESGADAQAGLAWSFVHAGACKVDGNPHQPLSDSARAGLQADVDALYGKFVALVAKCRKQPPEAIRSTEATVYRGDQAVAAGLADKVGTLRVALADLGATLARSSIRSPVLSKPKETTMSEQAGDIPVIETERSTPGAIVPVPGAVTAQVEQRLRAEYSEISAIAAQAARLGVTIDPAEAMAKGIRPEALRRTVLEQLAERSEATDVVAAAPAGAAPKSETESPIVRRAREAAARK
- a CDS encoding phage portal protein — translated: MLGSFRRRLGALIGGFEAAQGSRRLKGFQPSRAHVNTLIAAAGSDITARARYLVRNNGYALNAAESWTGNAVGTGIKPSSLIADKDLKTLVQQLWLAWTDESDAEELTDFFGQQRRAAREVFIAGEVFFRLRPRRPEDGLTVPLQLQMLPSEMLPLTRTEVLPNGNVIRQGIEFDRIGRRAAYWFLRRHPGDLTDPGMVGEMVRVPAAEIIHVIDPVESGQLRGVSRLAPAIVKLFLLDQYDDAELERKKIAAMYAMFVISPAPTDIIDVTPADDGSGDRIVEVQPGQVVPLEPGEQIQTSAPADVGGSYEPFEYRTLLQISAATGIPYAYLSNDMLKANYSNSRMALLEFRRRVEAWQHSVMVHQMCRKVWQRWLDVAVLSGALDIPGYERKRASFIACSWLPPKWDWVDPLKDAKAEIEQIGAGLKSRTQALAERGYDAEQVDAEIATDREREQRLGLTFGSDPPPLLLPPPTS
- a CDS encoding phage head-tail joining protein, which encodes MTLDEMKAERERVLARRNSLVARVTVGDRTVQYDLTQANHVLADLDRRIAMLEGRKPRRRILAVATKGL